One Xiphophorus maculatus strain JP 163 A chromosome 15, X_maculatus-5.0-male, whole genome shotgun sequence genomic window, CTTGCATTGGGTTGAGAGATAAAAATAGACAAACGCACTCTTATGAATGTAAAggggaaaaatgtgaaatgacaGCAACCTTTTCAGCCAGAACATTGTTTTCCCCTCTTACTGAGTACCAAATTAAAGCAAAGCAGATGCCAAGAGGTTTACTGAATGGTAAAACCCACACTCAAATTCAGACACATTAGTACTTTtccaacataaagccaaaagaGACGTTAGTGTCTCTGAAACTCTGGTCTCTTCGGTTCTTGAGGGTTTTGGCACATACCTTGTTTTTTGTGAACCTGTACAACTAATCGGCTGGAGTCACTTCTATTTTCCAactatattttttctgttaaaacaatTCCACtccagaaaaacaggaaatatttataatatttgaTACACTCTctgaacttgtttttaaatctcaactactGAGAATCAAACATATATTTGTTAAAGTAAATGTCTTCATTCGccttaaacattttgtcacataaaaaccacaaacaaacatacTTTACTGTGAGTTTTGCATTACATCAATATAAGGTTACACATAACTgtaacatggagaaaaaaataatgaatggaTATCATAATTTTTACGAATACAAATTGTGTCCACTTGAATTTAGCACCAAATGTACAACCTAGATCAATGCTTCCAAATAATATGTACACATTCATATATTAATGTGTGCATGATTgctcttatatatatatatatatatatatatatatatacatatatatatatactgtagttcctattctaaataaataataaaggattattttattgtattctgAAAGAACTGCAACTGCAGCGAAAGgtggttttaaaacattttgacttggAGGGCCTAAATGCAAATACATGctaacttctaaaaaaaaaaaaaaacaaatcaaaacaaagtcttACTGTTATTTTACTTCACAACTATTAAAATGGTGTTTGTCTCTTACATACTATCTCAATAGAACACATTTAGGTTTGTGTTTATGACGtgctaaaatgtgaaaaaaagttcaaggagtatgAATACATCTGCAATGTGAAGTTGCTCAGCTGGGAGAATTTTACTATAAACTATAGGCGGTGTCACATATGGATATTTATGATGGATGTTAGAAGAAAAACTCAGACCACAAATATTTGAACTGATTTGGGTGCAGTTGCTAGATCGTTTCTGAATGAGGCTATCTGCTTATCTGACAAAACACCAGATTATAGAACGCTATAAAATTTTGTAAACCTAGTACGCAATCTGTTGAGGAGTAGAACAAAACTGGCCCAATTTGGAtaataaacagcaaaaaggAGGAAATGATGCGTTCTGTAAGGCTGCAAAGCTTATCCTCATCCCTCCTGCAGAGAATAAAGCAACACATGTCTCCATTTATTTTGACACAGCAACACTGATTGTCTACCTGCTCATTTTGTGGTCATCAAATGGGTTGTTGGCGGCGGTCCACAACCAAAGTGgtgttaaatattcaaagaaaaaccacaaagcATATCAGAAGCTCTGGTAAGTAGAGCTAGAAAGCCCCTGAATGCTGTGCAATAAAGTGAGACATCCAAACCACGCCTAATATAACTATCCACACTTATATATTAACTGTTGAGCCACAATGTGTTCCTCCGGCCACAACCCTAACAACACTCTTCTGTACGTTTTATTTAGGGCTGGTGTTCCAAGAAGAATAACTCAGCCgatgaaaacaggaagaaacagatCATATACAGCCAACAGAAATCTGCAGCACTTCTTTCTTCAAGACCATACATGACATTAGTTAGTTATTGTGAGATTATTCTAAATACTTTCAGGAAACATAAGATTTGCCAATCTTCGGTGATATGTCATGAATGTAAATCAGTGTGTTATCAATGTATTGTGTGCTCTGAAACCTTCCACTACTTCTGCCTTTTTTCATCCACAACCCTCAAGAAAGATAAAAAGGAGCCAAGAAACCCAGTCCAAATCCTCTGGCTGGGCTTCCGACTGCTGAGtatgaaaagaacaaaagagaCGAGCCAGCCACGGAACGTGGAAAGCCAAACCAAtcggaaaataaaagaaaagaaaaaaaaacagacgaAAAGTAGACTTTTGTTGCAGTCCAAGTAATTACAGTTCGGTTAAAAAAAGCCACTGCAATGAGCACAGGTCTGGAAAGGttgtgaaacatgttttttggaGCTAGTAACTGATCTGTTTTATTAACGCAATCTGCACTGTTTTGCTTTGGAGCTGATTACTGCAAGAAACGTGCTTCGAAAAGATCGAATATCTCCCTTTGGACTCTGAATTCTCTCTAGAACTACCACATGCACCTGAACATGGCAAAGTTCATCCAAAGACAAAATACTAACAAAAATACTATCCAAAATGTTGTTagataacaaaaacattaaaaagaagcaGCCCGTAAAGGACAAGCTGATCAACATCATCAGCTATGCATTTTAAGTTCAGGCAATCTGTTTTATCAGTTTTGTACGTGGAGCAATATGGTGCACATGATTCCTCTTGATATTTCTATCCACCAACATTTGGGGAAAACCtgagaaaatttgtttttttacagagaaaagTGGGaagtaaaatgtataaaattcaATAAGAGAGGATGTGACTGATTAATAAAGACGTATGAACCGTATTAGTTCTGTTGCtttgtttgcagacatttgAAGGTAAAAATGTACAGAGATAAGAAAAACAGGCCTGCAGCTAAAGtgaataataacaaataaagaTGTCTGTCTTATGGGTAAAAGAGCTGAAAGCATTCaactaaaagttttaaattcttGGCGATGTGACACATTGCTTCACTATCTCCAAATAATGTTCTTTTCTCatgttcttttttctatttcGTCTATTTTACAGAGACAAGTTTTCTGTCAGGTCTTGTTATTTCTATAAATTGGTTGAGTGCTAATAGAGATATTGTGTTTGAgtaaagaaaagctaaaaaaggGTGATGTCATATGCATGATGGTATTTAAGCAAACATTAGGAAGGTTGCAGTGATCTTTATCAGAGATTTTAGgaatattcaaataattagaaacaaTAACAGCTGTGTTCAATCTAACCTCACTCAATAACTGTAGTCACGCAACCCACGAAATTCCctaaattaaaaagtatttttaagttGACTCAAAATCAAAGTGCCTTGTTGAGAGGCTGTTttagaataaaagcaaaacgtTTTATCCTAAATCATCAGAACCACATTATTTTAGAGTCACAGTTTGTGCCTCCATACTAACAACCATTATCTTTTGGACATTTGAAGAGAAAGGGCCTTTACAAAAGCTTTGGGGGAATTGAACAGGAATCCATCCTGTCAAAATAAGAACTTTTAATCCTTTCTCAACTGTGACCACTTTGGCAGTAAGCTTCATTCACCCGTGACAGTGTTTTATCAAGATTGAGCTAGAAAACTATTTTCTCATGAACATGTAGCCAAAACAATTATTCCACTGGATTATAATGTCTGCAAACAAAGGCTATTGCACATGtatgtcaatttaaaaattattcagaGATAGTAAATGCTAGAATGTAATAATCCAGTTGTGAAAATTGCACATCAATGTAGGCAAAGATCAAGTACCCACGTCATGTAAAATGAATCGTTTTTCCACACTTGTTTATTGAATGTGAAGTTTCCAAACTGCTAGGTTATATTTTAATTCTATAGGATTACAGATATTTTCAGTGGTCCGTTTAAGACACGCTTTCAACACAGAACTAGGCTGGCATTATCTTGCAGAAATAACTAAAAGTTTCTTAGCCAGGTTGATTATTAAGTTATATAAATCTACACAGTGAATGATGACTGTTTCAGTTTATattatactaaaaaaaaaaaaagtcaatgcaGCAATACAATGTGAGGCAAATCACACTCATATTCactttagaaataatttattttaagcgGCCGTGTTTATGACACAACCACATCAAATTTAGGATCTATTTAATAATCAGAAATcttgaaaataaacacagcacatgtgattttgttttaaaattgagCAAGGGAAAACAATTTTCCTTAAATACTTACATAATATGGGTCTTTGATGATCCGCTGGTTCTGAGGATCATATGAACCGAGAAGCTCGATCTTTGCAGTGGAGGTTTTCACAGACTTGGCCTTCTTGTTCAAGTCactgtgaaggaaaaaaaaagaaactcatttgAAGCAGAGATGAATAGTTCTAAAGGTTTCAGGATACAGCTTCCTTATAATAAACATCCATGTGGTTAATCTTGCCTGAAATCCTTATATAAATTTTGCAGTTTATGTCATGGCAAACCTCTGTGCAAAAGTTAGAGAAAgtaatgtgcaaaaaaaaaaaaaaatcaatcaacaCATCTCTACTACTTTAGAATGTCAAATCTAAAGCAGTACAAACAATTAATGAACTCTTTGTCAGGCAACAAAAATATGTGGGaggaagaaggaggaagaaaaaaatggttaaagAGCAAAGACAAGGCATCCAAAGAACTCAGTAAGCAGCTTACAGATCAGATCTGCCATAGGCATGTGATCTCAAAATGATCCCTAAACGTtcaaagtagcaaaaaaaaatatccctCCCTATGACCTTTCAGAAGAGCTTAAGAAAGGCTATTGCTCATTAAAGGGAGGCATTGACCGGGGAGTGAGTTATAGCTCAAAGCTAccaacgtttcttttttttttttacgtgaaTGTGAATGAGCAGCATAGATTCTCAATGCAACACAAGTCCATTCTGAGGGAGTGTTTACTCACCAAGACGAGACACTTAAAACATGACCTGGTGTTTTCAGTGCCTGCGTGTCGTCAAGCTGCGATCGACACTCGAAAGGGAAAATAAACTATGCTGCGAGTTGGAATAACCGTACCTCAGGTTGCTCTCGTCCATGCAGAGTATGTATTCAAAGGTCATGAAGTCATCTTTGGTCACCTGGAAGTGGgatagaaaagcagaaaaaggcaAATATTAGTTTTGCCTCTTAGTTGAAACACAGTAAGGTGAGCAGAGGCTCCCGCTGGGCCTTTGGAGAGAGGGGAGAATCCTCAGCAGAAACTATCAATTATTGTTAAGCAAAAACTTCTTTCTTTCATCCATATttcataatatatatataaaaaaaacaagaataaataacTTATACTTTAATTACAGAAATTCTGTGATTTACACAGAAGCAACAGTTGTAAGTAACCAACTCTATTCAGCAaattcatgtttacattttattgtgcaTCCAATTATTATTGGCTAAACCTCCACAATAACTTAGTCAAGAAACTTGGGctaatttttaaacacagattaCAAAACAAATCCCGCATATACATTGCTGTGAAAAAGGATTTGCTTCATTACATATTTGTGCTTTTGTTCCCCCAGGCATAAAAATTGTCTCTGTAACACTTTCTAGATGttattcactttgtttttgatCTCGAATTACTGTAGATCAATGTATGATGATACTTTATGTCAGACAATTTCAATATCTTGATTGCATGGGTCTGGCAGTAATTATTTTCAGGATGTGCTTAAATAGCAAAGAAAGGAAATAGCAAATGAGaaacaggtaaaaaataaatattttcttttagacAATGTTACTCATGTAAGAGGAAATTGTTATAACtgaatattgcaataaaataatattctcaCTCTCCTAAACCTCTTCCTCACACATGGTGGTAATGTGTGCCTGTTGAGCTGTGAGCTCAAAGCTGACCTGGCGCTCTCACAGTTTAAATGAAGCAGTGATAATCCGCCATTTAAGAAAGAAAGTTCTCTTTACAAGCCTTATGGGGATCTTTTACTGATttgagtggaaaaaaatgtgagtGAGCATGGAGGATCTTATTGAAAATAAGGAGTAAGTGGAGTAAGACATAAGTTTCAAACCTCTAGATAAAACTCCTGATGAAGCTATGCTGAGATGGTACTGCTCtgtgtaaaaataaaccagtttttcttctaatttgaAGGTACTACATTCTGCTTAACTGTTAGCGCAAAGGCAGCATAACAGtaacaaaagacagaaattaaGTTGTAACAGAgctcataaaattatttttttttattagaccCCCTGCGATAGGCAAaggttgtttatgtttatgatttaaataaatacatgttttaaatattctgtgtGACTAAAACAGTGCATTTGGTTAATAATATGACAaagctaaatatattttcagttgtaAACATTTACATCTGTCATAGTGTAGATTTTAGGTTACATATGCCTACATCTTACAGTGCAACTGAGCGTTATTTGACATCAAACCCAAAAATTCATCAGTATATTGTCATCCTGCATTCAGTGGGGTGTGCTACATGCAATATTCAGCTACATACAGTATTGTAATTAGATATTTTCCTGATATTATACAGGATTTGGTGTGAAAATAAGCTAACTAGAGCTGTGAGCTGTGGCTAACAGAAAATGGCCTTTGATGTTTGTAAAAGTCTCTAAAACCTGCAAGATAAAGAAGTTACTTATATCACAAAAAGATAATGTGATGCAattttgttacaaaaataaaatattttatttcggGGCTTCTCTAACCATCTTTAGCAGAGGTACCAATACATCTCTTTATCTGGAGCTGCTAAATCCTTCCTACTTATgacaaatatttctatttaattttagacatttttctacCATAGTATAAATAGAACCTCCCACCAACAGATGGTTTAATGATAAAAACTAATATTTggtcaaaaaaatatttgtactcTTGGTTGTGGTGGGGAGGAATCGactccaaaaaatatatatttgtccAACATCAAAACTTAAAAGATGATAAGCAAAATTAATGTGATTACAGGAGGATCATGGTATTTTGGCTAAAGTTGCTCATTCCTCTAATGTTGACACAATGATAACATATTTACGAGGACGGAATCAAAATTTCAGCTCTCCTAAATCTATAGCCTTGCTGGTTTTTTGATAAGAGAAAAACATTCCACATTACTTGTTGTAGATGTCATCTGAGAATGTTTGtctcgtaaaaaaaaaaaaaaaaaaccctcttgtTTATTTGGGGATGCAATGGTCTGCAGGCAATATCCCAATTGGTCAATTTGCTTATTTGGACATAAGCCTTACCAGAAGTTGAGCTAAGTGGGATGGTGGGAGCAAAGAGAAGTGAGAGAAATAGGAAGAAAAGACTGATaaaggaaaaagggaaaaagctTGTCGGAGCTCATTGTGTGGATTTGGTTGAGTTTAAGCCAGAGGTCTAGCCTTCTGATTTAAGCAGATTAAATGTGAGCCTGACTGAATGGGTTTATTGTGAGACAACGCAAGGAGACAGGAGATCTCAGGCAAAGGGTCAGACACCAGAGATGTCTCACGAAAGAAGACGGAAAAGAGTGTTATAAGGTGATGAGCCAGCATCACATAAAGCTTAAAGTCCTAAGATAGAGAAGTATATGACTGATTCCTAACTTCTGCTAAAATCTGCTAAAAAAGGATGAAGCTATGATGGGAACGACTACATTTCATTAATTCTGCAGATATGAACATATTGAACAACATTTTAGCATGTCAATAcgatttgtatttttataaagattatttttattgcaaaagaaaataaataaaacccaaataaagAAGTTGAGTTAAACTGAATTGTTTTCCTTCATAAATAGTGTTGCGatagtttacttttttaataaaatgccataaataaataatgacaatttcttttctgttttataatgttataacatttatacattttagaaCAAACAACATTATCTATTAGAGGTAAtcaatgcaaacacaaaacatgcactttaaaaatgagaatttcatttataaagaaggaaaaaaatgcaaaccaaaATGATGCCATTTGAAAAAGCAGTTACCATCTAAAGTTAATACCTGGTCATGTCAGCCAACAAGTATTTTAAGGTCTTCGCTGCACAGTAGATTTAAATAAGTCACATCCCATCACAACCATGAATAGCctattaaaatttatattataGCATCTCAGTCTGGTCAACTTTTTGACTTTTACCAGGCCACTCCAAAATCTTTtgttactctttttttaaagcattatttATGTGCTTTGTATGACCATCTCACTGAATTACTAAGCTCATAAACCAATGGCTGGACATTCCCCTTCAGAATTGTCAAAAGTCTTCTGGGTCTTTAAGCAAAAAGTCAACCCCGAGCCATAAATCTTTCACCATATTTGATTATTGGTGGTAAgctctttttcaaaaaatgtttgttaatttCATGCCAGATATGTGCATGATGTGCATCATCAACTCATAGTCTATTTTTCAAAGGTTTGCAGATGTGGATCTCCCGATGGATTTCTTACACAGAGACCATTTCACCCTAGTCTCCTTTCTGAATTATGAACACTGACTTCAGCTGAAGCAAATGAAGCCTAAAGTGTTTTAGTATTCCTCGATCAGTATGTTGATGCATTTTTGCAGTAAGTCTGGTCAGCCAGACACTCTTCTGTATGTTTACAGTTCtacattttctccatttgtgggaAACTGGACAGTGATTGACTGGAATCCAAAAGCAATAGAAATTGTATTTTAGCAAATTCCTGACCGATATGTCAGATGTCACTTTCTATGTTTCTCTTCAATTCCTACATTTCTTCAGATTAGAATATGACATGTTGCTTTCtgattttaaccaaaaaatgtgtttgatcaCTGCTGATTCATGACTTAACAAGGTCATCATAGTTTCAAACAGGTCAGGTGTGCTTGGATGCTATTTTTCACTTAGAGCCGCAGtaggtaatttttaaaaacgtatttttaacatatttgaaCTATCATCATGTCCTCAAGGTATAACATGAcatacacaattttaaaaaaaagaaaaaacaatctgtaGCTCTGCTGATTGCTCCTAATGTTACAGGAAAATggcaaacaacagaaaattgtGAGAAAACACACTAATGAGGTGAGTGGCGCCACGGATCATCCAGTTGTACCTGTCGAGCCCTATGGCTTGTCTCAATGCCATGCTTCCTCAGGCAAGCCAGACCACGGGTGTCCGGTGAGCTGCCTGTATTCCAGTCAGATGTGGCACCACTGTCTATGACCCACTGCAAGAACAGAGCACAGAAAGGGGCCGCTAGCTACCGCTACGTGTAGAAGAGCGTGATCGTACCTGCCTGGCCACATGACTCATGGGCACGCCATGTCTCTTCATGCAGGCTTGACCGCGGTGGTCTGGAGTGTTTCCAATTTCATAGGTGGAGGTGGCAGCACTGTCTATCCTCCACTAGGCAAATCAGGGCATGGAGAGTAACAATAGATCAGAACTGGGTCATAATGTCAAATGAGTAGAAGTTGAAGATGGTTTagaatttggtgttttaaatatctataaGGATCATTGATTCATTTTTTACTTAGTTAAATACGTACACTAAAAGTGTAGAAAATTTCTAATAACatctttaaatgatttattatacAGAATACTTACTGTATTGtggtatttaataaaaacatgatgtcAATACTTCTTAAAGCTTTCAAAAGGTATCTACATcttcaataaaatatgattttggaGAAGCATCTGCAAACA contains:
- the acp1 gene encoding low molecular weight phosphotyrosine protein phosphatase isoform X1, whose product is MAATGSKSVLFVCLGNICRSPIAEAVFRKMATDSGVVDKWRIDSAATSTYEIGNTPDHRGQACMKRHGVPMSHVARQVTKDDFMTFEYILCMDESNLSDLNKKAKSVKTSTAKIELLGSYDPQNQRIIKDPYYGSDADFENVYEQCLRCCKAFLEKNS
- the acp1 gene encoding low molecular weight phosphotyrosine protein phosphatase isoform X2, with product MAATGSKSVLFVCLGNICRSPIAEAVFRKMATDSGVVDKWVIDSGATSDWNTGSSPDTRGLACLRKHGIETSHRARQVTKDDFMTFEYILCMDESNLSDLNKKAKSVKTSTAKIELLGSYDPQNQRIIKDPYYGSDADFENVYEQCLRCCKAFLEKNS